In a genomic window of Salvelinus namaycush isolate Seneca unplaced genomic scaffold, SaNama_1.0 Scaffold5, whole genome shotgun sequence:
- the LOC120041649 gene encoding lipopolysaccharide-induced tumor necrosis factor-alpha factor homolog, whose protein sequence is MSVNGKEPPPYNIPVEGQGDNGVKVYHVHTPFNPPSSTIPSNNYSVSQSQGKPVYTSGGGGIGGGGETPTQKFVSYDAELGRSEGMTTCTSCQQQVMTNVTYKVGAFAWLSCILFILCGLVVGCCLIPFFLKHFKDVYHSCPRCNRIIHVEKPRCC, encoded by the exons ATGAGCGTAAATGGAAAAGAACCTCCCCCCTACAACATACCAG ttGAAGGACAGGGTGATAATGGGGTGAAGGTATATCATGTCCATACCCCCTTCAACCCTCCTTCCTCCACCATCCCCTCCAATAACTACTCTGTGTCTCAGTCTCAGGGCAAACCAG tGTACACCAGTGGAGGAGGTGGTATTGGAGGAGGTGGTGAAACTCCTACTCAGAAGTTTGTGAGTTATGACGCAGAACTGGGCCGTTCAGAGGGCATGACCACCTGTACTTCCTGTCAACAACAGGTGATGACGAACGTCACCTATAAAGTCGGAGCCTTCGCCTGGCTATCGTGCATCCTCTTCATCCTCTGTGG gttGGTAGTGGGCTGCTGTCTGATCCCGTTCTTCTTGAAACACTTTAAGGATGTGTACCACTCCTGTCCTCGCTGTAACCGCATTATCCACGTGGAAAAGCCACGCTGCTGCTGA